In Sphingobacteriales bacterium, a single genomic region encodes these proteins:
- a CDS encoding vanadium-dependent haloperoxidase: MKSFIQRIAVVVSFLCALFILSCKQQQSEKNTFTNDARPLHEASRVLLEAVMEDVFPPIIAARVYAYPHLAAYELLAASFPQEYQTLGDQLNGLQGPPPPPEKNYDARIAAVTAFCETAKKLAFSGYLIEEWQQKFIAAEQQKAVSEEVLNTSVRYGSEVSQRILAWAAKDNYLESRSFPRYVISKTAGAWKPTAPDYTDALEPHWHSLRPMALAAASDVVVEDAFPYSTDKNSDFYRQSMEVYQYSTQLDTTHRDIARYWDDNPSISTNKGHLSVFEHRISPAGHWFNIAAQVAKNKKAGLLESAEVYARLSIGLFDAFLSCWYEKYRTNVVRPRTYINELIDSDWKPYIQTPPFPEHPSGHSVISGTAAATLSRMYGKSTAFTDSTEVLFGFAPRSFSSFFAAADEAAMSRLYGGIHYRLAIEAGIKQGVELESIVAKKIVTKKAGYGEIK; the protein is encoded by the coding sequence ATGAAATCTTTTATACAACGCATAGCTGTTGTTGTTTCTTTTTTATGTGCACTTTTCATTTTGTCCTGCAAACAGCAGCAGTCAGAAAAAAATACTTTTACCAATGATGCCCGCCCCCTTCACGAAGCGAGCCGTGTGTTGCTGGAAGCCGTAATGGAAGATGTATTTCCGCCAATAATAGCAGCGCGTGTATATGCTTATCCGCATTTGGCGGCTTATGAGCTATTGGCGGCTTCTTTTCCGCAAGAATACCAAACTTTGGGCGACCAGCTCAATGGCTTGCAAGGACCGCCGCCACCGCCCGAAAAAAACTACGATGCCCGTATTGCTGCCGTCACCGCTTTTTGTGAAACGGCTAAAAAATTAGCTTTTTCGGGCTACCTGATAGAAGAATGGCAACAAAAATTTATAGCAGCCGAACAACAAAAAGCGGTGAGCGAAGAGGTTTTGAATACCTCTGTTCGCTATGGTAGTGAAGTATCACAGCGCATTTTGGCTTGGGCGGCAAAAGACAATTATTTGGAGTCGCGGAGTTTTCCGCGCTATGTGATTTCCAAAACCGCCGGAGCTTGGAAACCCACTGCTCCCGATTATACCGATGCGCTCGAACCCCATTGGCACAGCCTGCGTCCGATGGCATTGGCGGCTGCAAGCGATGTGGTAGTAGAAGATGCTTTTCCGTACAGCACCGATAAAAATTCGGATTTTTACAGACAATCAATGGAGGTGTATCAATATTCTACACAATTGGATACCACCCACCGCGACATTGCCCGCTATTGGGACGACAATCCGAGTATTTCTACCAACAAAGGGCATTTGAGCGTTTTTGAACATCGTATTTCACCGGCGGGGCACTGGTTCAACATTGCGGCACAGGTGGCAAAAAATAAAAAAGCAGGCTTATTGGAAAGTGCAGAGGTATATGCGCGGCTTTCTATCGGCTTATTTGATGCTTTTTTGTCGTGTTGGTACGAAAAATACCGCACCAATGTTGTGCGTCCGCGCACTTATATCAACGAACTCATCGACAGCGACTGGAAACCCTACATTCAAACGCCTCCTTTTCCCGAACACCCCAGCGGACACAGTGTGATTTCGGGTACTGCTGCTGCCACCTTGTCGCGTATGTACGGAAAATCTACCGCTTTCACCGACTCAACCGAAGTGCTGTTTGGTTTTGCGCCGCGCAGTTTTTCTTCCTTTTTTGCTGCTGCCGACGAAGCCGCTATGAGCCGATTATACGGAGGTATTCATTATCGCCTTGCTATTGAAGCAGGTATCAAACAAGGAGTAGAGTTGGAGAGTATTGTTGCAAAGAAAATAGTGACAAAAAAAGCGGGTTATGGTGAAATAAAGTAA
- a CDS encoding acyl-CoA carboxylase subunit beta — MEQHLHILQKKEAEARLGGGEKRIASQHKKGKLSARERIELLLDNGSFEEIGMLVTHRSNDFGLDKEKYLGDGVVTGYGTINGRTVYVFSQDFTVFGGSLSETHAEKICKIMDLAMRNGAPVIGLNDSGGARIQEGVVSLGGYADIFYRNTLASGVIPQISLVMGPCAGGAVYSPAITDFIMMVEHTSYMFVTGPNVVKTVTHEDVSSDELGGAHAHAAKSGVTHFACANEVEALQTLKSLLSYIPQNCEEEAPRLPYTASDENRPTLRNIIPANPNQPYDMREVIEGIVDEQSFLEIHKEFAENIVVGFARIAGRSVGIVGNQPIHLAGVLDINSSRKGARFVRFCDAFNIPLLVLVDVPGFLPGTDQEWHGIISNGAKLLYAFCEATVPKMTVITRKAYGGAYDVMNSKHIGADVNYAWPAAEIAVMGAKGAAEIIFKREIETAENPEEKLQEKVAEYTEKFANPYGAAARGFIDAVIDPAETRQRLIRALDMLQTKALSLPRKKHGNIPL; from the coding sequence ATGGAACAACACTTACACATTTTACAGAAAAAAGAAGCCGAAGCCCGCTTGGGGGGTGGTGAAAAACGCATCGCTTCGCAACATAAAAAAGGTAAGCTCAGTGCCCGCGAGCGCATTGAACTATTATTGGATAATGGTTCTTTTGAGGAAATTGGAATGTTGGTGACACATCGCAGCAACGATTTTGGTTTGGATAAAGAAAAATACCTCGGCGATGGGGTAGTAACTGGTTACGGCACGATCAACGGGCGCACAGTGTATGTATTTTCGCAGGATTTTACGGTATTCGGCGGCTCACTATCCGAAACCCACGCCGAAAAAATATGTAAAATTATGGATTTGGCGATGCGCAACGGCGCACCCGTCATCGGCTTAAACGACTCCGGCGGTGCGCGTATTCAGGAAGGGGTGGTGAGCTTGGGCGGCTATGCCGATATTTTTTACCGCAACACTTTGGCTTCAGGCGTTATTCCGCAAATTTCCCTCGTGATGGGTCCCTGCGCCGGCGGTGCGGTGTATTCTCCCGCCATCACCGATTTTATTATGATGGTCGAGCATACTTCGTATATGTTTGTAACTGGTCCGAATGTAGTAAAAACCGTGACCCACGAAGACGTAAGTTCTGATGAACTCGGTGGCGCACACGCACACGCCGCCAAATCGGGCGTAACACATTTTGCCTGTGCCAACGAAGTAGAAGCCTTGCAAACCCTCAAAAGCCTTTTGTCCTATATTCCTCAAAACTGCGAAGAAGAAGCTCCGCGTCTGCCTTATACCGCTTCTGATGAAAACCGTCCGACATTGCGCAATATTATCCCCGCCAACCCCAATCAGCCCTACGATATGCGCGAAGTGATAGAAGGTATAGTTGATGAGCAATCTTTTTTGGAAATTCATAAAGAATTTGCTGAAAATATTGTAGTCGGTTTTGCACGCATCGCGGGGCGCAGTGTGGGTATTGTAGGCAATCAGCCTATTCATTTAGCGGGTGTATTAGATATTAACTCTTCGCGCAAAGGTGCGCGTTTTGTGCGTTTTTGTGATGCTTTTAATATCCCGTTATTGGTGCTGGTGGACGTACCCGGCTTTTTGCCCGGCACAGATCAGGAGTGGCACGGCATCATCAGCAACGGAGCTAAATTACTCTATGCTTTTTGCGAAGCCACCGTACCAAAAATGACCGTTATCACGCGCAAAGCCTACGGCGGTGCTTATGACGTGATGAACAGCAAACATATCGGCGCAGACGTAAATTATGCCTGGCCTGCTGCCGAAATTGCCGTGATGGGCGCAAAGGGTGCAGCCGAGATTATCTTCAAGCGGGAAATAGAAACTGCTGAAAATCCTGAAGAAAAATTGCAAGAAAAAGTAGCAGAATATACCGAAAAATTCGCTAATCCCTACGGAGCGGCGGCACGCGGTTTTATTGATGCCGTCATTGACCCTGCCGAAACACGCCAACGACTTATTCGCGCTTTAGATATGCTGCAAACCAAGGCACTTTCTTTACCTCGCAAAAAACACGGAAATATCCCTTTATAA
- a CDS encoding trypsin-like peptidase domain-containing protein has protein sequence MHTIIGKYKRAIIQISTPQGNGTGFYIAEYHLIISNYHVVKGNAEVVINGDDFPATLVHVLYYDPLYDLAFIEVPADIDVQLPTIELAPDNNMKEGERVLAFGHPYDLKFTATQGSISKAKRLFNGLNYVQIDAAINPGNSGGPLVKCGGAGYRSQYFYHSKRR, from the coding sequence ATGCACACGATTATAGGAAAATACAAAAGAGCCATCATTCAAATATCTACACCACAAGGCAATGGAACAGGATTTTATATCGCCGAATATCATCTTATTATCAGCAATTATCATGTTGTAAAAGGGAATGCCGAAGTGGTAATAAACGGCGATGATTTTCCGGCGACTTTGGTACACGTTCTGTATTACGACCCTTTGTACGATTTGGCATTTATAGAAGTGCCCGCCGATATTGATGTCCAACTTCCTACCATAGAATTGGCACCCGACAACAACATGAAAGAAGGGGAGCGGGTGCTGGCATTCGGACACCCCTACGACTTAAAATTTACGGCGACACAAGGCAGTATTTCCAAAGCCAAACGATTGTTCAACGGATTAAATTATGTGCAGATAGACGCAGCCATTAATCCCGGAAATAGCGGTGGTCCTTTGGTTAAATGCGGAGGGGCAGGTTATCGGAGTCAATACTTTTATCATTCAAAACGGCGATAA
- a CDS encoding DUF2905 domain-containing protein: MQENAKLMILTGSLVLLLGIVFYFFGEKLSWIGRLPGDFRYERDNFSFYFPLTTLLLLSLLINILLRLFRKFF, encoded by the coding sequence ATGCAAGAAAACGCAAAATTAATGATACTCACAGGCAGTTTGGTACTGCTGCTGGGCATTGTTTTTTATTTTTTTGGCGAAAAACTCTCGTGGATAGGTCGCTTGCCGGGGGATTTTCGTTACGAACGGGATAATTTTAGTTTTTATTTTCCGCTTACAACCCTGCTACTACTATCGCTGCTCATCAATATATTGTTGCGTTTATTTCGTAAATTTTTTTAG
- a CDS encoding proline iminopeptidase-family hydrolase translates to MLIHHFYRTFTLFSLCWFLYNNPAAIAQATAPDCTTYFAPHGSGIQNGGVQIIPVQTPKGTLNVWTKRIGNNPTVKLLLLNGGPGATHEYFECFESFLPAEGIEFIYYDQIGCGHSDNPEDTALWDLPRYVEEVEQVRRALQLDKDNFYLLGHSWGGILAMEYALKYQQHLKGLIISNMMSDAIAYDRYAAEVLAPQIEPQVLNEIRTIENNNDFGNPRYMELLMPHFYAKHICRLPLEAWPEPMTRSFNQINNSLYVTMQGPSEFGISGKLEQWSCEEKLKNLNIPTLVIGATHDTMDPQHLRNMATSIPKGQFWLCPNGSHMCMWDDQSIYFQGLLNFLKQKQ, encoded by the coding sequence ATGCTTATTCATCATTTTTACCGCACATTTACATTATTCAGCCTCTGCTGGTTTTTATATAATAACCCTGCTGCTATTGCACAAGCCACAGCCCCCGATTGTACAACTTATTTTGCCCCGCACGGCAGCGGCATACAAAATGGAGGTGTGCAAATCATTCCCGTACAAACTCCCAAAGGCACTTTAAATGTATGGACGAAGCGCATCGGCAACAACCCGACCGTAAAATTGCTCCTTTTGAATGGCGGTCCCGGTGCTACACACGAATATTTTGAGTGTTTTGAGAGCTTTTTGCCCGCCGAAGGCATTGAATTTATCTACTACGACCAAATCGGTTGCGGTCATTCCGACAATCCTGAAGATACTGCTCTGTGGGATTTGCCGCGCTATGTGGAGGAAGTGGAACAAGTGCGCCGCGCTTTGCAGTTGGACAAAGACAATTTTTATTTACTGGGGCACTCGTGGGGCGGTATTTTGGCGATGGAATACGCGCTAAAATACCAACAGCACCTCAAAGGGCTTATTATTTCCAATATGATGAGCGATGCCATTGCCTACGACCGCTACGCCGCAGAAGTATTAGCTCCGCAAATAGAGCCGCAGGTGCTGAACGAAATAAGAACCATAGAAAACAACAATGACTTTGGCAATCCGCGCTATATGGAGTTGCTGATGCCTCATTTCTATGCCAAACACATTTGCCGTTTGCCTTTAGAGGCTTGGCCCGAACCAATGACACGCTCCTTCAATCAAATCAACAACTCGCTGTATGTAACTATGCAAGGTCCCAGCGAATTTGGTATTTCGGGAAAATTGGAGCAATGGAGTTGTGAGGAAAAACTAAAAAATTTGAATATCCCCACCCTCGTTATCGGTGCTACCCACGACACGATGGATCCGCAGCACCTGCGTAATATGGCAACCTCTATACCGAAAGGGCAATTTTGGCTTTGCCCCAATGGTAGCCACATGTGTATGTGGGACGATCAAAGTATTTATTTTCAGGGACTGTTGAATTTTTTAAAACAGAAACAATAA
- a CDS encoding alpha/beta fold hydrolase produces MKLHFKQYGDRHTNRGHLIILHGLLGMLDNWQLITKDIAAAGFCVWAVDLRNHGKSPHSEEMTQAAMAHDIWELMQAQQIPKAALLGHSMGGKVAMLFAVHYPEYTQALIVADIAPKPYPDRHDYVFKALLSVDLAQLTQRKAAEAQLQQYITNTDELLFLLKNLERTPQDNYRWKANVPLLQKEYRNIVENPLSPYDEYGGAVLFIKGGNSAQYIVAEEDMPVILHHFPRAELVEVAGASHWVHADAPQIFTQVVLDFLCRQVS; encoded by the coding sequence GTGAAACTGCATTTTAAACAATACGGCGACCGCCACACCAACAGGGGACATCTCATTATTTTGCACGGATTATTGGGTATGTTAGACAATTGGCAACTGATAACCAAAGATATAGCTGCTGCAGGATTTTGTGTGTGGGCGGTAGATTTGCGCAATCACGGCAAATCGCCGCACAGCGAAGAAATGACGCAAGCAGCGATGGCGCACGATATTTGGGAACTGATGCAAGCACAGCAAATTCCGAAAGCCGCACTTTTGGGGCACTCTATGGGTGGCAAAGTGGCGATGCTGTTTGCCGTTCATTATCCCGAATACACACAAGCACTGATAGTAGCGGATATTGCTCCAAAACCTTACCCCGACCGCCACGATTATGTTTTCAAAGCACTGCTCAGTGTAGATTTGGCACAGCTGACCCAACGCAAAGCCGCAGAAGCGCAATTGCAGCAATATATTACCAACACCGACGAATTGTTGTTTTTGTTGAAGAATTTAGAGCGCACCCCGCAGGACAATTATCGCTGGAAAGCCAATGTGCCGCTGCTTCAAAAAGAATACAGAAATATAGTGGAAAATCCTCTGTCGCCTTACGATGAATACGGCGGTGCGGTGTTGTTTATCAAAGGCGGCAACTCGGCGCAATACATTGTTGCCGAGGAAGATATGCCCGTTATTTTGCATCATTTTCCGCGTGCCGAATTAGTGGAAGTGGCGGGAGCTTCGCACTGGGTACACGCCGATGCCCCGCAGATTTTTACACAAGTTGTGCTTGATTTTTTATGCCGTCAGGTATCATAA
- a CDS encoding carbonic anhydrase — MNFEKIFSNNEAWIAEKLTRNPDYFRNLSKGQKPEILYIGCSDSRVTAEDLMGAEPGEVFIHRNIANMVISIDLNAMSVINYAVDHLKVNHVVVCGHYGCGGVKAAMQSADLGILNPWLRNIRDVYRIHQDELDAIKEEDQRYNRLIELNVQEQCINLVKTAVIQRAYNERNLQVHGWVFDIYSGKIIDLKIDFPKLLQKIMEIYKIV; from the coding sequence ATTAATTTTGAAAAAATTTTCAGTAATAATGAAGCGTGGATTGCTGAAAAATTAACCAGAAACCCAGATTATTTTCGCAATTTATCCAAGGGGCAAAAGCCGGAAATTCTTTACATCGGTTGCAGCGACAGCCGCGTAACAGCCGAAGATTTGATGGGGGCAGAACCGGGGGAGGTATTTATTCATCGCAATATCGCCAATATGGTTATTTCTATTGACCTCAATGCCATGTCGGTGATAAATTATGCGGTGGATCATCTCAAAGTAAACCATGTTGTAGTATGTGGGCACTATGGTTGTGGCGGCGTAAAAGCGGCGATGCAGTCGGCTGATTTGGGTATCCTCAACCCTTGGTTGCGCAATATCCGCGATGTATATCGTATTCATCAAGATGAACTCGATGCCATAAAAGAGGAAGACCAACGCTATAATCGCCTTATAGAACTTAATGTGCAGGAACAATGTATTAATTTAGTAAAAACTGCCGTAATACAAAGAGCCTACAACGAAAGAAACTTGCAGGTACACGGCTGGGTATTTGATATTTATAGCGGTAAAATCATTGACTTAAAAATTGATTTTCCTAAACTTTTACAAAAAATAATGGAAATTTATAAAATCGTGTAA
- a CDS encoding NUDIX domain-containing protein, producing the protein MKIRAALALIEDEKILLMEYVYDGKIVLALPGGGVESSDSSLRRTVQRECMEELGISVAVSSLLVCGEVQLPQKEAVLHCIFGGIRLQGAPVLNPEHTSAQRVVWLPVQALEQVHLYPNVGAHLANRTDIPNVVVYLGRIEQQWL; encoded by the coding sequence ATGAAAATAAGAGCAGCTTTGGCATTGATAGAAGACGAAAAAATATTGTTGATGGAATATGTGTATGACGGAAAAATAGTGTTGGCATTGCCCGGCGGCGGTGTAGAAAGCAGCGACAGCAGCCTGCGCCGCACCGTACAGCGCGAATGTATGGAGGAGTTGGGCATTTCGGTGGCGGTGAGTTCTTTGTTGGTTTGCGGCGAAGTTCAACTGCCTCAGAAAGAAGCGGTGCTGCATTGTATTTTTGGCGGAATACGTTTGCAGGGCGCACCTGTACTCAATCCCGAACACACTTCGGCGCAGCGCGTGGTGTGGTTGCCTGTGCAAGCGTTGGAGCAGGTGCATCTTTACCCGAATGTAGGTGCACACTTAGCGAACAGAACAGATATTCCGAATGTTGTTGTGTATTTGGGAAGAATTGAGCAACAGTGGCTATAA
- a CDS encoding phosphotransferase, with amino-acid sequence MLISPLDFGLQQLFQQWSNSPLLKAVALPSSGSPRRYFRIFAENGTHVLGVINADHRENKAYITMTEHFNAQGLPVPHIFACAPDASAYLVEDLGDTSLYSLLTASKQQNGAAFTDDFIPLYEQVLRSLITIQRKAAEKLPDSAYYPKSCFDRQAILWDLNYFKYYFLKFAHIPFDEQALENDFERFADWLLEGDNDYFVHRDFQSRNIMLFNNEPYFIDYQGGRKGALQYDVASLLFQAKAEIPEHTRARLLDFYIAEMQQYLPLDTASFKKRYYGYVYFRLFQTLGAYGLRGLFERKSHFLQSIPPALDNLAWLLQQVPLEHTFPTLQKVLEQLAADKVLRKMGVAEPPASALCVSIYSFSYKRGIPDDPSGNGGGFVFDCRSILNPGRKAEYRHFTGKDTCVIEYLERECSVEEFLQPVFRLVDQSAQNYMARGFSNLMVCFGCTGGQHRSVYCADRLAQHLQNKFNLAVRVQHIEQEIKNWVN; translated from the coding sequence ATGCTTATCAGCCCTTTAGATTTTGGTTTACAACAATTGTTTCAGCAATGGAGCAACAGCCCTTTGCTCAAAGCCGTAGCACTGCCTTCGTCTGGTTCGCCGCGCCGCTATTTCAGGATTTTTGCCGAAAATGGCACACACGTTCTCGGTGTTATCAACGCCGACCACCGCGAAAATAAGGCTTATATCACCATGACCGAACATTTCAACGCACAAGGGCTGCCCGTGCCGCATATATTCGCCTGTGCTCCTGATGCTTCGGCGTATTTGGTGGAGGATTTGGGCGATACGAGTTTGTACTCCCTGCTCACCGCTTCCAAACAGCAAAACGGCGCAGCTTTTACCGATGATTTTATCCCTTTATATGAGCAAGTGCTGCGCAGCCTCATTACTATTCAGCGCAAAGCCGCCGAAAAACTGCCCGACTCCGCTTATTACCCCAAAAGTTGCTTCGACCGACAGGCGATTTTGTGGGATTTGAATTATTTTAAATATTATTTTCTCAAATTTGCTCATATTCCTTTTGACGAACAAGCCTTAGAAAACGATTTTGAACGCTTTGCCGATTGGCTTTTGGAGGGCGATAATGATTATTTTGTGCATCGAGATTTTCAGAGCCGAAATATTATGTTGTTCAATAACGAGCCGTATTTTATTGATTATCAGGGTGGTAGAAAAGGTGCATTGCAATATGACGTAGCTTCTTTGCTGTTTCAGGCGAAAGCCGAAATTCCCGAACATACTCGCGCCCGCCTTTTGGATTTTTATATCGCCGAAATGCAACAATACCTTCCCTTAGATACCGCCTCTTTCAAAAAACGCTACTATGGGTATGTGTATTTTCGCTTATTCCAAACACTCGGTGCTTATGGCTTGCGCGGATTATTTGAGCGCAAAAGCCATTTTTTACAGAGTATTCCGCCGGCTTTGGATAATCTGGCGTGGCTGCTCCAACAAGTTCCTTTGGAGCATACTTTTCCGACTTTGCAAAAAGTGCTGGAGCAATTAGCCGCCGACAAAGTATTGCGAAAAATGGGCGTAGCCGAGCCGCCCGCTTCGGCTTTGTGTGTGAGCATTTACAGTTTTTCGTACAAGCGCGGCATTCCCGACGACCCTTCGGGAAATGGCGGCGGCTTTGTGTTTGATTGTCGCAGCATACTCAATCCCGGGCGAAAAGCGGAGTATCGGCACTTTACGGGCAAAGATACCTGCGTGATAGAGTATTTAGAGCGCGAATGTTCGGTGGAAGAGTTTTTGCAGCCGGTGTTTCGTCTCGTCGATCAATCGGCGCAAAACTACATGGCGCGGGGTTTCAGTAATTTGATGGTGTGTTTCGGCTGCACCGGCGGGCAGCACCGCTCGGTGTATTGCGCCGACCGCCTCGCACAGCACCTGCAAAATAAATTTAACCTCGCCGTGCGCGTACAGCACATAGAGCAGGAAATCAAAAACTGGGTGAATTGA
- a CDS encoding choice-of-anchor B family protein produces MKFFYRVYICFTLLLSTTLWAQDYNIEKTAFHPFYLNGVFSGMSNLWGLTDENGREYVIAGLNLGTAIVDVTDPYNPQEIYVVPGANSLWREPKSYGQYAYMVDDEAGEGLLILDLTKAPDTISHVFWTNLPDGETLTQCHTLFIDEAGGFAYLFGCSQMTDGAIILDLKQDPMNPTVVGVHDYKYIHDGFVRNDTLWAAQINNGTVAVFDVSDKNNSQLLAEFATSSNFSHNCWLSDNGKYLFTTDEVSGAFIDAYDVSDLSDIKRIDQIQTSPGSGVIPHNTYVVNTDFLVTSYYRDGVTIHDATYPDNLVEVGKFDTSPQWEGDGFNGAWGVYAYFPSGTIVASDMELGLYVLKPTYKKAANLIVQVKDVFNNAPLFGATVDIAEEDMNKITDVFGKAKFGFLQDDTLIVSISKDNYETVLAEAIVKTGEQNILEIALEAPGAFYGKLKVVDENFEPVEGAQVYISNGNREQSSTSNTNGEAMFYFTEMQEWSVWAGKWGYNTHSEAIIFEESTTSFPVIQLTKGYYDDFLFDYGWSISGDATSGKWERETPVGTQSNTNNYFNPNVDADDDFGTVCYTTGNGADVVSADDLDNGFTLLTSPVFDLSTYNDPHLSFKTWFANGGGQGTQPNDSLQIRLSNGSETKTLYIAHSNTAQSMWVAHQVRIKDFLTPTATMHIEAYTADSDPGHLVEAAFDRFAVADSGAISGLLPDLDLNIQISPTISSDKVYVNIQTPQHSPFSADEMYIQLTNMEGKIMAILPLQTTQTIIYTAAYPVGVYHVQIKNKQGKNLYNTLIMKQ; encoded by the coding sequence ATGAAATTTTTTTATCGCGTATATATCTGTTTTACGCTTTTGTTAAGCACTACCTTGTGGGCGCAAGATTATAATATAGAAAAAACCGCTTTTCACCCCTTTTATCTAAATGGTGTATTTTCGGGAATGAGCAACCTCTGGGGACTTACCGATGAAAACGGGCGCGAGTATGTCATTGCGGGTTTAAATCTGGGTACTGCCATTGTTGATGTCACCGACCCCTACAATCCGCAGGAAATTTATGTAGTACCCGGTGCTAATTCCTTGTGGCGCGAACCCAAAAGCTATGGTCAATATGCTTATATGGTGGACGATGAAGCGGGCGAGGGCTTGTTGATTTTGGATTTGACCAAAGCCCCCGATACCATCTCCCACGTTTTTTGGACAAATCTGCCCGACGGCGAAACACTCACTCAATGCCACACTCTTTTTATTGACGAAGCAGGCGGTTTTGCTTATTTGTTCGGCTGCTCGCAAATGACAGACGGTGCCATTATTCTGGATTTAAAACAAGACCCGATGAACCCTACTGTGGTCGGTGTTCACGATTACAAATATATCCACGACGGCTTTGTGCGCAACGACACCCTGTGGGCGGCGCAAATCAACAATGGCACAGTAGCCGTATTTGATGTAAGCGATAAAAACAACTCCCAACTGCTCGCCGAATTTGCTACTTCCAGCAATTTTTCGCATAATTGCTGGCTCTCCGACAATGGCAAATATTTATTTACCACAGACGAAGTAAGCGGTGCTTTTATTGATGCCTATGATGTGAGCGATTTAAGTGACATCAAACGTATTGACCAAATACAAACTAGCCCGGGGTCGGGTGTAATACCGCACAACACTTATGTAGTAAATACAGATTTTTTAGTAACTTCTTATTACCGCGATGGTGTCACCATTCACGATGCCACCTATCCCGACAATTTGGTGGAAGTGGGAAAATTTGATACTTCGCCGCAATGGGAAGGCGATGGATTTAACGGTGCTTGGGGCGTGTATGCTTATTTCCCTTCGGGTACTATTGTGGCTTCGGATATGGAACTCGGCTTATATGTGCTGAAACCCACCTACAAAAAAGCCGCTAATTTAATTGTACAGGTAAAAGATGTTTTCAACAATGCGCCGCTTTTCGGTGCTACTGTGGATATTGCGGAAGAAGACATGAACAAAATAACCGATGTGTTCGGAAAAGCAAAATTTGGGTTTTTGCAAGATGATACCCTCATTGTGAGCATCAGCAAAGACAACTACGAAACGGTGCTGGCAGAGGCAATCGTAAAAACAGGCGAACAAAATATTTTAGAAATAGCACTTGAAGCACCCGGCGCATTTTATGGCAAATTAAAAGTAGTTGATGAAAATTTTGAACCCGTAGAAGGGGCACAAGTTTATATCAGCAACGGCAACCGCGAACAAAGCTCCACCTCCAATACCAACGGCGAAGCGATGTTTTATTTTACGGAAATGCAGGAATGGTCGGTATGGGCGGGCAAATGGGGCTACAACACTCACAGCGAAGCCATCATTTTTGAAGAAAGCACCACTTCTTTTCCGGTGATACAATTAACAAAAGGTTATTATGACGACTTTTTGTTTGATTATGGCTGGAGTATCAGCGGCGATGCTACTTCGGGTAAGTGGGAGCGCGAAACACCCGTAGGCACACAAAGCAACACGAACAATTATTTTAATCCGAATGTAGATGCAGACGATGATTTCGGAACGGTTTGCTACACCACCGGCAATGGTGCCGATGTAGTAAGTGCCGATGATTTGGACAATGGTTTTACTTTGCTCACTTCGCCCGTTTTTGATTTAAGCACTTACAACGACCCGCATCTTTCTTTTAAAACTTGGTTTGCCAACGGCGGCGGTCAGGGTACTCAGCCCAACGACTCTTTGCAAATACGCCTTTCCAACGGCTCTGAAACAAAAACTTTGTACATCGCCCATAGCAACACAGCGCAAAGTATGTGGGTGGCGCATCAGGTGCGCATCAAAGACTTTTTAACACCCACCGCCACCATGCACATCGAAGCATATACCGCCGACAGCGACCCGGGGCATTTGGTAGAAGCCGCTTTTGACCGCTTTGCAGTGGCAGACTCCGGTGCTATCAGCGGCTTGCTCCCCGATTTGGATTTAAACATACAAATATCGCCCACCATCAGCAGCGATAAAGTATATGTAAACATACAAACTCCGCAGCACAGCCCTTTTTCCGCCGATGAAATGTATATACAACTCACCAACATGGAAGGAAAAATAATGGCTATATTGCCTTTGCAAACAACACAAACCATTATATACACTGCTGCTTATCCGGTGGGTGTGTATCATGTGCAGATTAAAAACAAACAAGGAAAAAATCTGTATAATACTTTGATAATGAAACAGTAG